A stretch of DNA from Methylobacterium sp. CB376:
CATGCTCAGGCAGGCGTTCCAGTTCGGAATGAGGCCGATGTTGCGCCCCTGCCGCACGAACCTGAGGCGCGGATCCGCGACGTCCTCCAGCAGCCGCCCGGTCGCGTCGCTGGACGCGTTGTCCGACACGACGACCTCGAAATCGGGGAAGCGCTGCGCGAGGGCCGAGGCGAGGCAGTCCCGAAGCAGGTGCGCCCTGTTGAAGGTTGGGATCGCTATCGTGAACAACGGCGGAGCACCGTCCGACTGAGCGCGATCACCCGACATCCTGTCCTCCCTCTCAAGCCGGCGCCGCGCGACCGCGGACCATCACGCCGGCGGCGTCAGCGGGTCGCGATCACTCCGCGGCGATCCGCCTGGGAAGCTGCCCGCTCCGCGCGGACAGAAGCAGCTGATCATCGACGTCGTCGTAGCTCTCGAAGCTGTCCATCTCCAGGAACACGGCGATGACGGAGCCGAGCACGAACCCGAAGGCCAGGGCGAGCAGCACCAGCTGCTGGACCTGCGGAAACAGCGGGGACGTCGGACGGTCCGCCTGCTGCACGACGCGGATGCTCGACAGCTGCGCCTTCTTCGCGCTGGCCGCGCTGATCTGCTCCTCCATCATGCGGTTTCCGTAGAAGTCGGCGGCGCTCGCCGCGCGGGCGAGCACCCGCTTGAGGCGCTCGTACTCCGCCTCTTTGTCGGTGATCGCCCTCAACTGGCCATTGACGGTCGTCAACTCCTTCTGCAGCAGCGCTTCGAGGCTGACCGCGCCGTTGAGATCGGAATTGAGCTTCAGGAGGTTGGCCATCGCGTCCTGGTAGACGCGGACGAGGAGCAGCGGCGGCGCCTCCTCGAAGGCCGGGATCGGGTCGCTCCCCTGCCCGGTCTTGGTGTCGCGCCCGCCGAGCCGGCCCACGATCGCCGACACGGTGCGGGACTGCGTGACCGGCTTCATGAGACTGAGCTGGTCGAGGATCGCCTGCTTCTGCCCCTTGCGGTCGACGATCGCGCCGCGCGTGGTGGCGATCAGCGCGTCGAGCTCGCTGGCCCGCTTCAGGAGCAGCGCCTTCTGCTCCGTCGTCGAGTAGATCGAGGCGGCGATCGAGAAGTTCTTCAGATCCGATGCGGCCTTGTGGGCCTCCTCCTCCAGCCGCTTGGCCTGCTGCTGAAAGAACTCGTCCGCCCCGGGGATCTGGACGAGGCTCGCCTGCACGGTCACCAGCGCCTCGGCGAGCGCGTTGACGAATTTGGGGGCGACTTCCGGGTCCGGGAAGCGGAACGAGATGCGCAGCAGGTCGGACCGCCCCTCCTGCCGCGCCGAGATGAGGTCGCGCAACCCCGCGACCGCCTCCGCCCGGACCTGGGCGGGGTCGCGCTTGCGCTGCCGCTTGGCGATGGTCTCGCGGACGAAGGCGCGGGCTTGCTCGACGAGGCCGCTCACCGGGCGGGCCGCCTCGAGGCTCAGCACGTAGGTCGAGGCGGCTTCGAGCCCGTTCAGCGCCGCGGCGGAGAGCCATGTCCGGAACTGACCCAGCAGCGTCGTGTCGCCCTTCATGGTCAGGCGCTGCAGTCCGACCTTGTCGAGCGCCTCCGAGATGACCTGGTCGGTGGACCCGATGCGGCCGATCGAGTCGAGGCGGGCGCTGAGGTCCACCGAATCGCCCAGCGTGCTCCCCGTGTTGTTCTTGTCCTTGATGCCCTGCCCGACGCGCACGAGCGTGTAGACCTCGTACCGCTCACCGACTGCCGAGTAATAGACGAACGCGGCCAACGAGGTCGCGAAGATCGATACAACGATTATACTCTTACGGCGCCACAAAATGGAGGGAGTGCTAGCGAAAATGAGTCCAGGACTGTAGCGACGCGAATGCACATGAGTCTCCATTCAAAACGGCGTCCAGACACCTTCACGCGGGAGCTTCAACGGGCGCGCCGTCGAGGGGCGAGCCGAGACCCAGCCGAGGTCTACATCCGATTGCCGGCGACGAGTTGACGTTCGTCAGGTTCGTGCATCGCGGGACCAGTTACATCAGCATCACTGGCGTATCTCCGGCCGACAGCGCGACTCGGCCGCCGCATTGAGATCACCTCGCCAGGGATGGGGAAACAGATGAAAGTTGTCATCCTTGCCGGTGGATACGGCACCCGCCTCAGTGAACACACCAGCGTCATCCCCAAACCACTTGTCGAGATCGGCGGCAGGCCGATGCTTTGGCACATTATGAAGATTTATTCACATTATGGTCTCAACGATTTCGTGATCTGCTGCGGCTACAAGGGGAATGTGATCAAGGATTATTTCTTGAATTACGCCAAACATGACAGCGATTTCACCGTCGATCTTCGGAATGACGTGATCGAATGCCATCGAAAGCCGACGGAGCCGTGGCGGGTGACGCTGGTCGACACCGGCGAGAAGACGATGACGGGGGGCCGCCTGAAGCGCGTGCGCCCGCATCTCGGCAATTCGACCTTCTGCCTGACCTACGGCGACGGGGTCGGGGACGTGAACATCTCCGAGTTGATCGCCTTCCACCACCAGCAGAGCGCGCTGGCGACCGTGACGGCGGTGCGGCAGCCCGGCCGGTTCGGAGCGATCAACCTGTCGGAGGATCGTCCGCGCGCCGCCGGCTTCCGCGAGAAGGACATGGCCGACGGTCAGATGATCAACGGCGGCTTCTTCGTCGTGGAGCCGGAAGCCCTCGACACGATCGACGGCGACGGCACCAGCTGGGAGAACGAGCCGCTCGCGCGCCTCATCGCCATGGACCAGCTCGCGGTCTATCGGCACCGCGGCTACTGGCAGAACATGGACACGCTCCGCGACAAGATGATCCTGCAGGAGCTCTGGGATCAGGGCAATCCGCCCTGGTGCATCTGGAACAAGCAGCGCCCGGCCTCCGCGCCAGCCGGTGCTTCGGAAGCGATCCACGCGGTCAGCGCGATCTAAAGGAGGCAGCATTGCGTATTTTGTACACTGGGTCCGACGGCTATATCGGCGCCGTGCTTGGCCCGAAGCTGCTGGAGAGCGGGCACGACGTCGTCGGTCTGGATTCCGGGTTCTATCGGCGGGGATGGCTGTTCGACGACGGGCGCACCCGGCCGATGGTGATCTCGAAGGACACCCGCCACGTGACGGTCGCGGACCTGACCGGCTTCGACGCGGTCGTGCATCTCGCCGAACTCTCCAACGACCCGCTCGGGGAGAACGATCCCGAGGTCACGATCGAGATCAACCACCGCGGCTCGGTCGAGCTCGCGCGCAAGTGCAAGCTCGCCGGCGTGCGCCGGTTCATCTACGCCTCGTCCTGCAGCGTGTACGGCGCGGCCGGCGCCGAGGCGCGGGTCGAAACGTCGGAGGTCAATCCCCAGACGGCCTACGCGCGCTGCAAGATCATGGTGGAGAACGACCTGCGCAGGCTCGCGGACGAGACCTTCACCCCGGTGTTCCTGCGCAACGCGACGGCCTTCGGCGCATCGCCGCGGCAGCGCTTCGACCTCGTCC
This window harbors:
- the rfbF gene encoding glucose-1-phosphate cytidylyltransferase, with the protein product MKVVILAGGYGTRLSEHTSVIPKPLVEIGGRPMLWHIMKIYSHYGLNDFVICCGYKGNVIKDYFLNYAKHDSDFTVDLRNDVIECHRKPTEPWRVTLVDTGEKTMTGGRLKRVRPHLGNSTFCLTYGDGVGDVNISELIAFHHQQSALATVTAVRQPGRFGAINLSEDRPRAAGFREKDMADGQMINGGFFVVEPEALDTIDGDGTSWENEPLARLIAMDQLAVYRHRGYWQNMDTLRDKMILQELWDQGNPPWCIWNKQRPASAPAGASEAIHAVSAI
- a CDS encoding NAD-dependent epimerase/dehydratase family protein; the protein is MYTGSDGYIGAVLGPKLLESGHDVVGLDSGFYRRGWLFDDGRTRPMVISKDTRHVTVADLTGFDAVVHLAELSNDPLGENDPEVTIEINHRGSVELARKCKLAGVRRFIYASSCSVYGAAGAEARVETSEVNPQTAYARCKIMVENDLRRLADETFTPVFLRNATAFGASPRQRFDLVLNNLAGFAFTTGKIRVMSDGSPCRPLVHIEDICQAILCALEAPRENVSGEAFNVGDDDQNYTIREIAEIVGRVFQNCEVTFGPSGPDSRSYRVSFAKIAQRMPRFRCRWSAERGARQLKSVFERIQLDAATFNASPYTRLSELRSLQVTDQLDGHLHWTQLKEQAWPEAAE